The following are encoded in a window of Carya illinoinensis cultivar Pawnee chromosome 15, C.illinoinensisPawnee_v1, whole genome shotgun sequence genomic DNA:
- the LOC122295439 gene encoding cytochrome P450 81C13-like: protein MENLFSYLAFFFFIILIIKLLYHRNPNLPPSPFSLPIIGHFHLLKQPVFKSLETLSLKYGPVLFLKFGSRPVLVVSSPSAVEECLSKNDIIFANRPRTMAGDILTYNSIVLAWTPYGHLWRNLRRIVNLQIFSKKSLQNVFNIREEEVYSLLRMVFKVSKGDPKKVEFRYFSSLLMFNVIMRMVTGKPCVGEEAASTDLGKQQLKDMKSIIFAFLSMNICDHFPILRWVGYKGLEKSMVGLQWKRDRFLTNLIEEIKQMNTSHSENEKRTLIESLLSLHESESEFYSDVFVKSIILVMFTAGTDTTATTMEWAMSLLLNHPEVLQKVKAEIVNQVGHGRLLKDSDLDKLPYLRSVVNETLRLYPPTPLLLPHCSAEDCTVGGYTVPKGTTLLVNAWAVHRDPKQWEEPNSFKPERFEGFSGEREGFRFFPFGIGRRACPGAGLGQRVILLALGALIQCFDWERLDKEMVDMNLASGYLVSKAKPLEALCSPLHSMENLLFHH, encoded by the exons ATGGAAAACCTGTTCTCTTACcttgctttcttcttcttcattattCTTATAATCAAACTTCTATACCACCGCAACCCTAATTTACCTCCAAGTCCATTTTCTCTCCCAATAATTGGCCACTTCCACCTCCTTAAACAACCTGTATTCAAAAGCCTAGAGACCCTATCCTTGAAATACGGTCCTGTCCTATTTCTTAAATTTGGTTCTCGGCCTGTACTCGTCGTATCTTCTCCTTCGGCTGTGGAAGAATGCTTAAGCAAGAACGACATCATATTTGCAAATCGTCCCCGCACCATGGCCGGTGATATTTTGACTTACAACTCAATTGTTCTAGCTTGGACTCCATATGGCCACTTGTGGAGGAACCTCCGACGCATCGTCAACCTCCAGATCTTCTCTAAGAAAAGCCTCCAAAACGTTTTCAACATCAGGGAAGAAGAAGTTTACTCCCTTCTTCGCATGGTGTTCAAAGTCTCGAAAGGAGATCCAAAAAAAGTAGAGTTCAGGTATTTTTCTTCACTTCTAATGTTCAATGTTATCATGAGAATGGTCACTGGAAAGCCATGTGTTGGAGAGGAAGCTGCAAGCACTGATCTGGGGAAGCAACAGCTCAAAGATATGAAGAgtattatttttgcatttttgtcAATGAATATATGTGATCACTTTCCAATTTTGAGGTGGGTTGGTTATAAAGGGTTGGAAAAGAGTATGGTAGGGTTGCAATGGAAGAGGGATAGATTTTTGACCAACTTGATCGAAGAGATAAAGCAAATGAACACCAGTCATTCAGAAAATGAGAAGAGGACTCTCATTGAATCTCTATTGTCTCTTCATGAATCAGAAAGTGAATTTTATTCCGATGTTTTCGTCAAAAGCATCATTCTG GTGATGTTCACCGCAGGAACAGATACAACAGCTACAACCATGGAGTGGGCAATGTCACTTTTGCTAAATCATCCAGAGGTATTGCAAAAGGTTAAAGCGGAGATTGTAAACCAAGTTGGGCATGGGCGCTTGCTGAAAGACTCTGATCTTGACAAGCTTCCCTATCTTCGTTCTGTGGTCAACGAGACACTTAGACTCTATCCTCCAACGCCACTTTTATTACCTCATTGTTCTGCAGAAGATTGCACCGTTGGGGGTTATACAGTACCAAAAGGGACAACACTATTGGTGAATGCATGGGCTGTGCATCGGGATCCCAAGCAATGGGAGGAGCCCAACAGCTTTAAGCCAGAGAGATTTGAAGGATTTAGCGGAGAAAGAGAGGGTTTCAGATTCTTTCCATTTGGGATTGGGAGGAGGGCATGTCCCGGTGCTGGTTTGGGCCAACGGGTAATTTTACTTGCCCTTGGTGCACTCATTCAGTGCTTTGACTGGGAAAGGCTTGACAAGGAGATGGTGGACATGAACCTAGCTTCAGGATATCTTGTGTCAAAGGCAAAGCCTTTAGAGGCTCTTTGTAGTCCCCTCCATTCCATGGAAAACCTTCTCTTTCACCATTGA